A window of the Lactobacillus gasseri ATCC 33323 = JCM 1131 genome harbors these coding sequences:
- a CDS encoding DEAD/DEAH box helicase — MEVKAVDNVLKDAILNGLYNKNENKGNEFISPQLVNNDDQSKIWFTLRQELMSCTSFTWAVAFISENMLVPFKLVMSELAKKGVNGTLITGTYLGFNSPKVFKELVKIPNLEVRLSEEAGFHAKGYIFNHEDYQTILIGSANFTRSALLKNCEWGLKVTSHENGQLVAEVNDQIENNLSNSLILTSSWIKEYEQNWQPVKKAAYLPLGKAKKILPNQMQKAALANLNALVKEQAKKALVVSATGTGKTYLGAFAVKEYKPKKFLYLVHREQIAKKALESFYRVIGGKKSDYGLLTGNKHDFDKKYLFGTVQTVSQEQILEQLDPEEFDYILIDEAHRVAAPTYQKILNHFAPKFLLGMTATPERMDKQNIYEIFDYHLAYEIRLKDALNDQMLTPFHYVGVEDYTVGNHVISETSKLKDLVARKRVEYVLKQLDYYGYCGEKAKGLVFCSRQEEARELAKLFSQTGHPSRALTNEDSQKQRIEVTHQLENGELEYIFTVDLFNEGIDIPSLNQIVMLRNTQSSIVFIQQLGRGLRKFPGKDYVTVIDFLGNYKNNYLIPIALNGDKSRDKDQAVRESKLPQVIDVSTINFTEIASQRILVSLEKIKLDSMRELRQSYKDLKEKIGRVPLLYDFYQYGTTAPTVFAKNHALAHYGDFLKKMGEEVNLGNYQNAALSFVTKELLFGKRPHELLLLESCLDKNISRADFTKLLKSKNCYISEDVLNSVEKILSLNFFDVKQGKTTKKEQYGSYPLIEKENGEYRLSSQLLQALNDNHQFKMLFEDVLKTGLALAREYNSQAQFTLYKQYDRKDVCRLLNWPKDVSAPMYGYRVGEKETPIFITYQKDSEKKRNARYQNTLENGHSLRWYTRTPRHLDSDEVKRLLHNKNMKLHLFVKRSDAAGKEFYYLGTAEIQKDSVKEEKIGLKQKCAVGMNLVLNHPLKQSIYNLLFS; from the coding sequence ATGGAAGTGAAAGCTGTGGATAACGTTTTAAAAGATGCAATTTTGAATGGCTTATACAATAAGAATGAGAATAAGGGAAATGAGTTTATTAGTCCTCAATTAGTAAATAATGATGATCAAAGTAAAATTTGGTTTACTTTGCGACAAGAATTAATGTCATGTACCTCTTTTACCTGGGCAGTTGCTTTTATTTCAGAGAATATGCTCGTTCCCTTTAAGTTAGTAATGTCGGAATTAGCGAAAAAAGGAGTTAACGGTACCTTAATTACAGGAACTTATCTTGGCTTTAATAGTCCTAAAGTTTTTAAGGAATTAGTGAAGATTCCTAATTTAGAGGTACGATTAAGTGAGGAAGCTGGTTTTCATGCAAAAGGTTATATTTTTAATCATGAAGACTATCAGACGATTTTAATTGGAAGTGCAAATTTTACTAGAAGTGCCTTATTAAAAAATTGCGAGTGGGGACTAAAGGTAACCTCGCATGAAAACGGTCAGCTAGTAGCAGAAGTTAACGATCAAATTGAAAATAATTTAAGTAATAGTTTGATACTTACTAGTTCTTGGATTAAAGAATATGAACAAAATTGGCAGCCAGTCAAAAAAGCGGCTTACCTTCCATTAGGGAAAGCCAAGAAAATATTGCCTAACCAAATGCAAAAAGCAGCTTTAGCGAATTTAAATGCTTTAGTAAAAGAACAAGCCAAAAAAGCGCTAGTCGTCTCAGCGACAGGGACTGGAAAAACATATTTGGGTGCTTTTGCAGTTAAGGAATATAAGCCAAAAAAGTTTCTGTATCTAGTTCACCGAGAACAAATAGCTAAGAAAGCTTTAGAGAGTTTTTACCGAGTAATTGGTGGCAAGAAAAGCGACTATGGTTTATTAACTGGAAATAAACATGATTTTGATAAAAAGTATCTTTTTGGAACGGTTCAAACTGTAAGTCAGGAACAAATACTCGAACAATTAGATCCGGAAGAGTTTGACTATATTTTAATTGATGAAGCTCATCGAGTGGCAGCTCCAACTTATCAGAAGATTTTGAATCATTTTGCACCGAAATTCTTATTAGGTATGACGGCAACGCCCGAGAGAATGGATAAGCAAAATATTTATGAAATATTTGATTATCATTTAGCTTATGAAATTAGACTAAAGGATGCCTTAAATGACCAAATGCTTACACCGTTTCATTATGTGGGCGTTGAAGATTATACAGTGGGAAACCATGTAATTAGTGAAACAAGTAAGTTAAAAGATCTAGTCGCTAGAAAGCGAGTAGAGTATGTACTTAAACAGCTTGATTACTACGGCTATTGCGGAGAGAAAGCAAAGGGCTTAGTATTTTGCAGTCGGCAAGAAGAAGCAAGAGAGCTAGCAAAATTATTTAGTCAGACAGGGCATCCGTCTCGTGCGCTTACTAATGAGGACAGTCAAAAACAGCGTATTGAAGTAACTCATCAGTTAGAAAATGGTGAATTAGAATACATTTTTACCGTTGATTTATTTAATGAAGGAATTGATATTCCATCGCTTAATCAAATTGTGATGTTACGAAATACCCAATCAAGTATTGTTTTTATTCAGCAATTGGGTCGAGGCCTTCGTAAATTTCCGGGAAAAGATTATGTCACGGTGATTGATTTCCTGGGAAATTATAAAAACAATTATCTAATTCCGATTGCTTTAAATGGTGATAAGAGTCGTGACAAAGATCAAGCAGTTAGAGAAAGCAAGTTACCACAAGTAATTGATGTTTCAACGATTAACTTTACAGAGATTGCTTCTCAGAGAATTTTGGTTTCTCTTGAAAAGATAAAGCTAGACAGTATGCGCGAACTAAGGCAGTCGTATAAAGACTTGAAAGAAAAGATTGGTCGTGTTCCACTCTTATACGATTTTTATCAATATGGTACGACTGCGCCAACGGTTTTTGCTAAAAATCATGCTCTAGCTCATTATGGTGACTTTTTAAAGAAGATGGGAGAAGAAGTAAATTTAGGTAATTATCAAAATGCAGCTCTCTCTTTTGTGACGAAGGAGTTATTATTTGGAAAGAGACCGCATGAGTTGCTACTCTTAGAAAGTTGTTTAGATAAAAACATCAGTAGAGCTGATTTTACTAAATTGCTTAAGAGCAAAAATTGTTATATTAGCGAAGATGTACTTAATTCGGTTGAAAAAATTCTATCATTAAATTTTTTTGACGTTAAACAGGGAAAAACAACCAAGAAAGAGCAATACGGAAGTTATCCATTAATTGAAAAAGAAAATGGAGAGTATCGCTTGTCTAGTCAACTACTTCAGGCATTAAATGATAACCACCAATTTAAAATGCTATTTGAAGATGTCCTAAAAACAGGTTTAGCCCTTGCTCGGGAATATAATTCGCAAGCGCAATTTACTCTGTATAAGCAATATGATCGTAAAGATGTTTGTCGTCTGCTAAATTGGCCTAAGGATGTTTCGGCTCCAATGTATGGGTATCGCGTGGGAGAAAAAGAAACACCGATTTTTATCACTTATCAAAAAGATTCTGAGAAAAAACGTAATGCTCGCTATCAAAATACGCTTGAAAATGGTCATAGTTTACGGTGGTATACTCGTACGCCGCGTCACTTAGATTCAGATGAAGTAAAACGATTGCTTCATAATAAAAATATGAAATTGCACTTATTTGTGAAACGAAGTGATGCAGCAGGAAAAGAATTTTATTATTTAGGGACAGCTGAGATCCAGAAAGACTCAGTCAAAGAAGAAAAAATTGGACTTAAGCAAAAGTGTGCAGTTGGCATGAATTTGGTCCTTAATCATCCTTTAAAGCAATCGATTTATAATTTGCTTTTTAGTTAA
- a CDS encoding alpha/beta hydrolase, whose product MKNKLVSLLAFLVIFLTGCTNQDKPNQADAAPKYYVERRQTPKTSLNVIPTLFFHGGLSNYKSEENMVKAAQKAGVTNSVIRADVDANGKVKLIGAISKNAVNPIVEVNYSNNVQLNFKEHGRYARNVVQTLQNEYGIKKINMVGHSLGNISIMYYLLQTAHDPEMPKLNKQISIGGHFDGLDFKQLPIAIRQPANLHVNREGKPNKTNSTYREMMKLRTLYPNKQTDILNIIGNIGGNSDGIVKNASSLSLEYLVAPMAKTYQVVKIVGKNAEHGQLTYNKQVERSIINFLWLQ is encoded by the coding sequence GTGAAAAATAAACTAGTTTCTTTACTTGCTTTCTTGGTGATTTTTTTGACTGGTTGTACTAATCAAGATAAACCAAATCAGGCAGATGCGGCACCTAAATACTATGTTGAAAGGCGTCAAACACCTAAAACAAGCTTGAATGTGATACCAACTCTATTTTTTCATGGTGGCTTAAGTAATTATAAGAGCGAAGAAAATATGGTAAAAGCAGCTCAAAAAGCAGGAGTTACCAATTCGGTAATTAGAGCTGATGTAGACGCAAATGGTAAAGTGAAATTAATCGGCGCTATTTCTAAGAATGCTGTAAATCCAATTGTAGAGGTAAATTATAGCAATAATGTCCAGCTGAATTTCAAAGAGCATGGTCGCTATGCTAGAAATGTTGTGCAGACTTTGCAAAATGAATACGGAATAAAAAAGATAAATATGGTTGGACATTCCCTGGGAAATATTTCGATTATGTATTACTTATTACAAACTGCTCATGATCCTGAGATGCCCAAACTAAATAAGCAAATTTCAATTGGAGGACATTTTGATGGACTTGATTTTAAGCAACTACCAATTGCGATTCGCCAGCCTGCCAATTTACATGTGAATAGAGAAGGAAAGCCTAATAAGACTAATTCTACTTATCGTGAAATGATGAAATTAAGGACTCTTTATCCAAATAAGCAGACTGATATTTTAAATATTATTGGTAACATTGGGGGTAATTCAGATGGAATTGTAAAGAATGCTTCGTCACTTTCGCTTGAATACCTTGTTGCGCCAATGGCTAAGACTTATCAAGTAGTCAAAATTGTCGGTAAAAATGCAGAACACGGACAATTGACTTATAATAAGCAGGTTGAAAGAAGCATTATCAATTTTTTATGGCTCCAGTGA
- a CDS encoding DUF3923 family protein, translated as MKKLWWGANIYWVILLIYGGIKLFTYNFDTSELGETASYALIIMVLISASVLIIEFQAAWGMWLHNFDKSNQHENKV; from the coding sequence ATGAAAAAGTTATGGTGGGGAGCAAATATATATTGGGTTATTCTACTTATCTATGGAGGAATTAAGCTCTTTACTTACAATTTTGATACATCTGAATTAGGTGAAACGGCTAGTTATGCATTAATTATCATGGTACTTATTTCTGCCAGTGTATTAATTATTGAATTTCAAGCCGCTTGGGGCATGTGGCTTCATAATTTCGATAAAAGTAATCAACATGAAAATAAAGTCTAA
- a CDS encoding AI-2E family transporter — protein sequence MGQVWEKFKKNTNVHRLATLCLIILVLYAARSMMNTILLTFIFTYLIVHLIRFTQKKLPNLPSQVIVVLAYLLVIAIIYFAITIYMPILIKQIVKMSHSLMEFYQSDNMDWLTQYLNHYISDSEITTQAKHGVTILVHALTNVGTLTIAFFMSLIMSFFYTIELDSMNEFSHTFLNSRHLSWLFKDIAYFGNKFVNTFGVVLEAQFFIALCNTAMTMICLIIMKMPQIIALGLMVFILSLIPVAGVIISLIPLSFVAYSVGGIRYVIYIFIVIMIIHAIEAYILNPKFMSSKTELPIFYTFVVLLAGEHFLGTWGLIVGVPIFTFLLDILGVKSVKKKKPTILKIENKK from the coding sequence ATGGGACAAGTTTGGGAAAAATTTAAAAAGAATACAAACGTGCATCGCCTGGCTACGCTCTGCTTAATTATTCTGGTCTTATATGCGGCACGTTCAATGATGAATACAATATTATTAACGTTTATTTTTACGTATTTAATTGTGCACTTAATTCGTTTTACGCAAAAGAAATTGCCAAACTTGCCTTCGCAGGTAATTGTTGTGTTAGCTTATTTATTAGTAATTGCGATCATTTATTTTGCGATTACCATATATATGCCAATATTAATTAAACAAATTGTTAAAATGAGTCATTCTTTAATGGAATTTTATCAATCTGATAATATGGACTGGTTAACGCAATATTTGAACCATTATATCAGCGATAGTGAAATCACAACGCAGGCAAAGCATGGTGTAACTATCTTGGTTCACGCCTTAACTAATGTGGGTACATTAACGATTGCGTTCTTTATGTCACTAATTATGAGCTTTTTCTATACTATTGAACTTGATTCAATGAACGAATTTTCTCATACTTTTTTGAATAGTCGCCATTTATCTTGGCTGTTTAAAGATATTGCCTACTTTGGTAATAAGTTTGTTAATACTTTTGGCGTGGTTTTAGAAGCTCAATTCTTCATTGCCTTATGTAATACTGCGATGACAATGATTTGCTTAATTATCATGAAAATGCCGCAGATTATTGCGCTTGGTTTAATGGTCTTTATTCTAAGTTTGATTCCAGTTGCTGGTGTAATTATTTCATTGATTCCATTAAGTTTTGTGGCTTATTCAGTAGGCGGAATTAGGTATGTAATCTATATCTTTATTGTTATTATGATAATTCATGCAATTGAAGCCTACATTTTGAATCCTAAGTTCATGTCAAGTAAAACGGAATTACCAATTTTCTATACCTTTGTGGTTTTGCTTGCAGGTGAGCATTTCCTTGGAACGTGGGGATTAATTGTTGGAGTACCAATCTTCACTTTCTTGTTGGATATCTTAGGAGTAAAGTCAGTTAAAAAGAAAAAACCAACAATTTTAAAAATTGAAAACAAAAAATAA
- a CDS encoding dihydrolipoyl dehydrogenase family protein, which translates to MKKYDYIILGTGPAAYQFIKLLATQRKSILVIESGLFGGTCPNVGCEPKIYLDGAVQAALLSRQLESHGIEQAATINWSQLMKEKKERFASWPSETRKNISKICDVVSGSAHFIDQQTIAVNQRYFQGNKIIIATGRRPHELSIPGAKFLHDSSDVLSLNKVSEHVTFIGAGYVAMELATFLAAAGSQVTILVRGKHVLRHFYQKYSAELVTRMVQRGIQFKFATEATCITQLSDKYVVELNQGSSLVTDYVVNASGRTSNIEKLDLSAAQIDYSPKGINVDQHLQTSVKNIYAIGDVTSQDVPNLTTVAEFQSHYLFNSLEKGLSQPINYPAIGTGVFAFPQLAQAGINPDSVSEDKDNFEIVEYELSQSSLYAGQKEKGLLTVVYDKANYIVGVSEISTSAVNDVNYFVPIIGLRIRKNEWHQNVLPIYPALADKIEGILR; encoded by the coding sequence ATGAAAAAATACGATTATATAATTTTAGGAACAGGTCCTGCAGCATATCAATTTATTAAGCTCTTAGCTACACAACGTAAATCAATTTTAGTGATTGAAAGTGGCTTATTCGGTGGAACTTGTCCCAATGTCGGTTGTGAACCAAAAATCTATTTAGATGGTGCTGTTCAAGCTGCGCTTCTTAGCAGGCAATTAGAAAGTCATGGCATTGAACAGGCTGCGACGATTAACTGGTCACAATTAATGAAAGAGAAGAAGGAACGATTTGCTAGTTGGCCAAGTGAAACAAGAAAAAATATTAGCAAGATCTGCGATGTAGTCAGTGGGAGTGCACATTTTATTGATCAACAAACAATTGCAGTAAATCAAAGGTATTTCCAGGGAAATAAAATTATTATCGCAACTGGGAGACGACCGCATGAACTATCAATTCCAGGGGCTAAGTTTTTGCATGATAGTTCAGATGTATTATCTTTAAATAAAGTTTCAGAACACGTTACCTTTATTGGCGCGGGTTATGTGGCGATGGAGTTAGCTACTTTCCTAGCGGCTGCAGGCAGTCAAGTAACCATTTTGGTTAGAGGAAAACATGTATTAAGACATTTTTATCAAAAGTATAGTGCTGAACTAGTTACTAGAATGGTGCAACGCGGGATTCAATTTAAGTTTGCTACTGAGGCAACTTGCATTACACAATTAAGTGATAAATATGTTGTTGAATTAAATCAAGGCAGTTCCCTTGTAACTGATTATGTTGTGAATGCTAGTGGGCGTACGTCAAATATTGAAAAGCTCGATTTATCTGCTGCACAGATTGACTATTCACCTAAGGGAATTAATGTGGATCAGCATTTACAAACAAGCGTTAAAAATATTTATGCAATTGGCGATGTTACGAGTCAGGATGTACCTAATTTAACTACGGTAGCAGAGTTTCAGTCGCACTATCTTTTCAATTCTCTTGAAAAAGGTTTAAGTCAGCCAATCAATTATCCTGCGATCGGGACCGGTGTATTCGCCTTTCCGCAATTGGCTCAAGCTGGAATTAACCCTGATAGTGTTTCTGAGGATAAAGATAATTTTGAAATTGTTGAATATGAACTAAGTCAGAGTAGTTTATATGCTGGTCAAAAAGAAAAAGGATTGCTAACGGTAGTTTATGATAAAGCTAATTATATCGTTGGAGTTAGCGAAATCAGCACCAGTGCAGTTAATGATGTGAATTATTTTGTTCCAATTATTGGACTAAGAATCAGGAAGAATGAATGGCATCAAAATGTATTGCCAATTTATCCAGCCTTAGCTGATAAGATTGAAGGAATTTTGAGATAG
- the guaB gene encoding IMP dehydrogenase yields MSLWETKFAKKGLTFDDVLLIPAESHVLPNEVKLDTKLAPNLQLHIPLISAGMDTVTEGDMAIAMAENGGLGVIHKNLSIEAQVEEVKKAKTKAVDPNLSHPAVDTQGRLLAAAAVGVTSDTFERAEALLKAGADAIVIDTAHGHSAGVLRKIKEIRDHFPKATLIAGNVATGEGTAALFDAGVDVVKVGIGPGSICTTRIVAGVGVPQITAIYDAANVAQKYGKKIIADGGIKYSGDVVKALAAGGNAVMLGSMFSGTTEAPGTIFTNEGKKFKSYRGMGSVGAMSQQHGSSDRYFQGGVNEANKLVPEGVEALVPYKGDVSNIIYQIDGGLRAGMGYVGAGTIEELIENSQFVQITNAGLRESHPHDVQMAKEAPNYGGSDL; encoded by the coding sequence ATGAGTTTGTGGGAAACAAAATTTGCCAAAAAAGGATTAACTTTTGATGATGTACTTTTAATTCCAGCTGAAAGTCATGTGCTGCCTAATGAAGTTAAACTTGATACAAAATTAGCGCCTAATCTTCAGTTGCACATTCCACTTATTTCTGCTGGAATGGACACTGTTACTGAAGGCGATATGGCAATTGCCATGGCCGAAAATGGTGGTTTAGGTGTTATTCACAAGAACCTTTCAATCGAAGCCCAGGTTGAAGAGGTTAAAAAAGCTAAAACTAAAGCTGTTGATCCTAACTTATCTCACCCTGCAGTTGATACTCAAGGCCGTCTTTTAGCTGCCGCTGCTGTTGGCGTTACTAGTGATACTTTTGAACGTGCTGAAGCTTTACTTAAGGCAGGTGCTGACGCAATTGTGATTGATACTGCACATGGTCACTCTGCAGGTGTTCTGCGTAAGATCAAAGAAATTCGCGATCATTTTCCTAAGGCTACTCTGATTGCAGGAAACGTTGCTACTGGCGAAGGAACTGCTGCCTTATTTGACGCTGGTGTTGACGTTGTTAAGGTCGGAATCGGACCTGGTTCAATTTGTACTACTCGTATTGTTGCTGGTGTCGGTGTTCCACAAATTACTGCTATTTATGATGCTGCTAACGTTGCTCAAAAATACGGTAAGAAGATCATTGCCGATGGTGGTATTAAGTACTCTGGGGATGTTGTAAAAGCCTTAGCTGCTGGAGGAAATGCCGTTATGCTCGGTTCAATGTTCTCAGGTACCACTGAAGCACCTGGTACGATTTTCACAAACGAAGGTAAGAAATTTAAGTCCTACCGCGGTATGGGTTCAGTTGGTGCTATGTCTCAACAACACGGCTCTTCTGACCGCTACTTCCAAGGCGGAGTTAACGAAGCAAACAAGTTAGTTCCTGAAGGTGTTGAAGCTTTAGTTCCTTATAAAGGTGACGTTTCAAATATTATTTACCAAATTGACGGTGGTTTACGTGCTGGTATGGGTTACGTTGGTGCTGGTACAATTGAAGAATTGATTGAAAACAGTCAATTTGTTCAAATTACTAACGCTGGTCTTCGCGAATCTCACCCACATGATGTTCAAATGGCTAAAGAAGCTCCTAACTATGGTGGAAGCGACTTGTAA
- a CDS encoding SGNH/GDSL hydrolase family protein encodes MKLLLTGDSIIARPENHSIPELNFQLQKFLSCNIYNTAISGINSGGLALSLPNLVFNQPKCNYLIILVGTNDLATHKQVPLRQFEKNLELIASSIIWLYYPEKVIFITPPAVDENKQRVRNNRLVMEYGNIVKKVASEYKFSIIDLASKMQENKNFPEIFNGKKNDGLHFGVNGYKLLANLIVKKINQISN; translated from the coding sequence ATGAAATTACTTCTAACTGGTGATAGCATTATTGCCCGTCCTGAAAACCACTCAATTCCAGAACTTAATTTTCAGCTACAAAAATTTCTTTCTTGTAATATTTACAACACTGCAATTTCAGGAATTAATTCTGGTGGTCTTGCTCTTTCATTACCTAATCTAGTTTTTAACCAGCCTAAGTGTAACTACCTAATTATTTTAGTTGGTACTAATGACTTAGCAACGCATAAGCAAGTTCCTCTTCGTCAATTTGAAAAAAATTTAGAGTTAATTGCATCAAGCATTATTTGGCTTTATTATCCAGAAAAAGTTATCTTTATCACTCCGCCAGCAGTGGATGAAAATAAACAAAGAGTAAGAAACAACCGCTTAGTTATGGAATACGGCAATATTGTTAAAAAAGTAGCTAGTGAATACAAATTTTCAATTATTGATCTTGCAAGTAAAATGCAAGAAAATAAAAACTTTCCCGAAATTTTCAACGGAAAAAAGAATGACGGACTTCACTTCGGAGTCAACGGTTATAAGTTACTAGCAAATTTAATTGTTAAAAAAATAAATCAAATTTCCAATTGA
- a CDS encoding D-2-hydroxyacid dehydrogenase has protein sequence MTKIFAYAIRKDEEPFLNEWKDAHKDVEVEYTDKLLTPETAKLAKGADGVVVYQQLDYTPETLQALADAGVTKMSLRNVGVDNIDMDKAKELGFEITNVPVYSPDAIAEHAAIQAARVLRQDKRMDEKMAKRDLRWAPTIGREVRDQVVGVVGTGHIGQVFMRIMEGFGAKVIAYDIFKNPELEKKGYYVDSLDDLYKQADVISLHVPDVPANVHMINDKSIAEMKDGVVIVNCSRGPLVDTDAVIRGLDSGKIFGFVMDTYEGEVGVFNKDWEGKEFPDARLADLIDRPNVLVTPHTAFYTTHAVRNMVVKAFDNNLKLINGEKPDSPVALDKNKF, from the coding sequence ATGACAAAGATTTTTGCTTACGCTATTCGTAAAGATGAAGAACCTTTCTTAAACGAATGGAAAGATGCTCACAAGGATGTTGAAGTTGAATACACTGACAAGCTTTTGACTCCTGAAACTGCTAAGTTAGCTAAGGGTGCTGACGGTGTTGTTGTTTACCAACAATTAGACTACACCCCTGAAACTCTTCAAGCTTTAGCTGATGCTGGCGTAACTAAGATGTCATTACGTAACGTTGGTGTTGACAACATTGACATGGACAAGGCTAAGGAATTAGGCTTTGAAATCACTAACGTTCCTGTATACTCTCCTGACGCAATTGCTGAACATGCTGCAATCCAAGCTGCTCGTGTACTACGTCAAGACAAGCGTATGGATGAAAAGATGGCTAAGCGCGACTTACGCTGGGCACCTACTATTGGTCGTGAAGTTCGTGACCAAGTTGTTGGTGTTGTTGGTACTGGTCACATTGGTCAAGTATTTATGAGAATTATGGAAGGTTTCGGCGCAAAGGTTATTGCTTACGATATCTTCAAGAACCCAGAACTTGAAAAGAAGGGTTACTACGTTGACTCACTTGATGACTTATACAAGCAAGCTGATGTAATTTCACTTCACGTACCAGATGTTCCAGCTAACGTTCACATGATCAACGACAAGTCAATCGCTGAAATGAAGGACGGCGTTGTAATCGTAAACTGCTCACGTGGTCCACTTGTTGACACTGATGCTGTTATCCGTGGTTTAGACTCAGGTAAGATTTTTGGTTTCGTAATGGACACTTACGAAGGTGAAGTTGGTGTATTTAACAAGGATTGGGAAGGCAAAGAATTCCCAGATGCTCGTTTAGCTGACTTAATCGATCGTCCAAATGTTTTGGTAACTCCACATACTGCTTTCTACACTACTCACGCAGTACGTAACATGGTTGTTAAGGCATTTGACAACAACTTGAAGTTAATCAACGGTGAAAAGCCTGACTCACCAGTTGCTTTAGACAAGAACAAGTTCTAA